In Bombus huntii isolate Logan2020A chromosome 9, iyBomHunt1.1, whole genome shotgun sequence, a single window of DNA contains:
- the LOC126869867 gene encoding sialin isoform X1: MPWEYVNRMPMDTDVLERLILYSDKETMERKKSSVETVKDTKYGTVKYEDELIPSWKFWKKRRYVVGVLAFFGFFTSYILRVNLSVAIVAMTAKVHKIDKNGTEYFEQEFDWDSKTQGLVLSSFFYGYISTQLLGGWLGARIGGKRVFGIGIATTAFLTIITPPLARMSVYILVALRIVEGICEGVTYPCIHAIWAQWAPPLERSKLATLAFSGSFFGTVFAMPVAGLMAEHLGWASVFYVFGAAGLVWFFYWWIIVKDKPEDDTSISEAELEYIKSSLGNANKEEKITHPWKAMLTSPPVWAIVAAHFSENWGFYTMLTQLPTFMNDVLDFKLDKTGYLSALPYLAMTLVVQFSGHLADYLRTEKILSTTQVRKLFNCGAFVFQTIFMTCTGFILTPTGVVICITIAVGLGGFAWSGFGVNHLDIAPKHASVLMGIGNTVATLPGVVSPIITGYIVQNKSAAEWRIVFIIAGAVYLIGAVIYGLYASGEKQSWAERSDEESKRSYDNPAMEIDNL, encoded by the exons ATGCCTTGGGAATATGTCAATAGAATGCCTATGGATACTGATGTGcttgaaagattaattttatattcggATAAG GAAACGATGGAGAGAAAGAAATCCTCGGTTGAGACTGTCAAGGATACAAAATACGGAAC CGTCAAATACGAAGATGAACTCATACCATCCTGGAAGTTTTGGAAAAAAAGACGATACGTAGTTGGAGTATTAGCATTTTTTGGATTTTTTACGTCCTACATTCTTCGTGTAAATTTAAGCGTAGCCATTGTCGCAATGACCGCGAAGGTTCacaaaatcgataaaaatggaACCGAATATTTT GAACAAGAATTCGACTGGGATTCGAAAACACAAGGGCTGGTTTTAAGTTCCTTTTTCTACGGATACATAAGTACTCAATTACTGGGAGGATGGCTTGGCGCACGTATTGGCGGAAAAAGAGTTTTTGGTATTGGAATCGCCACTACAGCTTTTCTTACAATTATCACACCACCCCTAGCCAGAATGAGCGTTTACATTTTGGTTGCTTTGCGAATAGTGGAAGGAATTTGCGAG GGTGTAACATATCCTTGCATACATGCAATATGGGCACAGTGGGCACCTCCCTTGGAAAGATCAAAATTAGCGACTCTTGCATTCTCCGGAAGTTTCTTTGGAACTGTATTTGCTATGCCGGTTGCCGGTTTAATGGCTGAACACCTTGGCTGGGCTTCTGTTTTTTACGTTTTTGGAGCAGCAGGTCTTGTTTGGTTTTTTTACTGGTGGATAATCGTGAAGGATAAACCGGAGGACGATACATCTATTTCTGAAGCTGAACttgaatatattaaaagtagCCTTGGAAATGCGAATAAAGAAGAG aaaattacaCATCCATGGAAAGCTATGCTCACATCTCCACCAGTTTGGGCAATCGTTGCAGCTCATTTTAGCGAAAATTGGGGTTTTTACACCATGCTTACTCAGTTACCGACATTTATGAATG atGTACTGGATTTCAAATTGGATAAAACTGGATATTTATCTGCACTACCGTATCTAGCTATGACTCTCGTTGTTCAATTTTCTGGACACTTAGCAGATTATCTCAGAACAGAGAAAATCCTATCGACTACGCAG gTGCGTAAGTTATTTAATTGCGGAGCTTTTGTATTTCAAACGATATTCATGACTTGTACAGGTTTTATCTTAACGCCAACGGGGGTGGTTATTTGTATCACTATAGCAGTTGGCCTTGGTGGCTTTGCTTGGTCCGGCTTTGG aGTAAATCATTTGGATATTGCTCCTAAGCATGCCAGTGTGCTTATGGGAATAGGAAATACTGTTGCTACCTTACCTGGAGTTGTGAGCCCTATTATTACTGGATATATTGTCCAAAATAAA AGTGCTGCAGAATGGAGGATAGTTTTTATTATTGCTGGTGCAGTTTATTTGATAGGAGCTGTGATATATGGTTTATACGCATCTGGTGAAAAACAAAGTTGGGCAGAAAGAAGTGATGAAGAATCAAAGAGATCTTATGATAATCCAGCAATGGAAATAGATAATTTGTAG
- the LOC126869867 gene encoding vesicular glutamate transporter 1 isoform X2, giving the protein MERKKSSVETVKDTKYGTVKYEDELIPSWKFWKKRRYVVGVLAFFGFFTSYILRVNLSVAIVAMTAKVHKIDKNGTEYFEQEFDWDSKTQGLVLSSFFYGYISTQLLGGWLGARIGGKRVFGIGIATTAFLTIITPPLARMSVYILVALRIVEGICEGVTYPCIHAIWAQWAPPLERSKLATLAFSGSFFGTVFAMPVAGLMAEHLGWASVFYVFGAAGLVWFFYWWIIVKDKPEDDTSISEAELEYIKSSLGNANKEEKITHPWKAMLTSPPVWAIVAAHFSENWGFYTMLTQLPTFMNDVLDFKLDKTGYLSALPYLAMTLVVQFSGHLADYLRTEKILSTTQVRKLFNCGAFVFQTIFMTCTGFILTPTGVVICITIAVGLGGFAWSGFGVNHLDIAPKHASVLMGIGNTVATLPGVVSPIITGYIVQNKSAAEWRIVFIIAGAVYLIGAVIYGLYASGEKQSWAERSDEESKRSYDNPAMEIDNL; this is encoded by the exons ATGGAGAGAAAGAAATCCTCGGTTGAGACTGTCAAGGATACAAAATACGGAAC CGTCAAATACGAAGATGAACTCATACCATCCTGGAAGTTTTGGAAAAAAAGACGATACGTAGTTGGAGTATTAGCATTTTTTGGATTTTTTACGTCCTACATTCTTCGTGTAAATTTAAGCGTAGCCATTGTCGCAATGACCGCGAAGGTTCacaaaatcgataaaaatggaACCGAATATTTT GAACAAGAATTCGACTGGGATTCGAAAACACAAGGGCTGGTTTTAAGTTCCTTTTTCTACGGATACATAAGTACTCAATTACTGGGAGGATGGCTTGGCGCACGTATTGGCGGAAAAAGAGTTTTTGGTATTGGAATCGCCACTACAGCTTTTCTTACAATTATCACACCACCCCTAGCCAGAATGAGCGTTTACATTTTGGTTGCTTTGCGAATAGTGGAAGGAATTTGCGAG GGTGTAACATATCCTTGCATACATGCAATATGGGCACAGTGGGCACCTCCCTTGGAAAGATCAAAATTAGCGACTCTTGCATTCTCCGGAAGTTTCTTTGGAACTGTATTTGCTATGCCGGTTGCCGGTTTAATGGCTGAACACCTTGGCTGGGCTTCTGTTTTTTACGTTTTTGGAGCAGCAGGTCTTGTTTGGTTTTTTTACTGGTGGATAATCGTGAAGGATAAACCGGAGGACGATACATCTATTTCTGAAGCTGAACttgaatatattaaaagtagCCTTGGAAATGCGAATAAAGAAGAG aaaattacaCATCCATGGAAAGCTATGCTCACATCTCCACCAGTTTGGGCAATCGTTGCAGCTCATTTTAGCGAAAATTGGGGTTTTTACACCATGCTTACTCAGTTACCGACATTTATGAATG atGTACTGGATTTCAAATTGGATAAAACTGGATATTTATCTGCACTACCGTATCTAGCTATGACTCTCGTTGTTCAATTTTCTGGACACTTAGCAGATTATCTCAGAACAGAGAAAATCCTATCGACTACGCAG gTGCGTAAGTTATTTAATTGCGGAGCTTTTGTATTTCAAACGATATTCATGACTTGTACAGGTTTTATCTTAACGCCAACGGGGGTGGTTATTTGTATCACTATAGCAGTTGGCCTTGGTGGCTTTGCTTGGTCCGGCTTTGG aGTAAATCATTTGGATATTGCTCCTAAGCATGCCAGTGTGCTTATGGGAATAGGAAATACTGTTGCTACCTTACCTGGAGTTGTGAGCCCTATTATTACTGGATATATTGTCCAAAATAAA AGTGCTGCAGAATGGAGGATAGTTTTTATTATTGCTGGTGCAGTTTATTTGATAGGAGCTGTGATATATGGTTTATACGCATCTGGTGAAAAACAAAGTTGGGCAGAAAGAAGTGATGAAGAATCAAAGAGATCTTATGATAATCCAGCAATGGAAATAGATAATTTGTAG